Proteins from a genomic interval of Oncorhynchus kisutch isolate 150728-3 linkage group LG28, Okis_V2, whole genome shotgun sequence:
- the LOC109872479 gene encoding uncharacterized protein LOC109872479 isoform X1: protein MPNPMDDRLRVVAVIHALKASGVRVKNWKNFLNGPYTSDPVRQENSKSKFAFGRDLILLPQCDLTDMSGTVPKFLVDACEFLSQHLHTEGLFRKTGSFSRMRALRTGLEQGEPVFSLPHSATLQPCDVASLVKQFLRELPSPLIPMDLQVPLCRAQGFDEEEGRQEQGEDGALLLTALFPPSHSRALRYFCTFLRQTAQRCKENRMEVGNLALVIAPNLLHCPAGGSKLTAGTERRLHRQAAVIKKLIIHAHRIGVVPPSIMDMATVAESSTPPVDGGRFQERAGLGVYRLLVHQRRRSVGEIFVDALSKLKTGRTHTDLLHPPDSQQNTKTAHHNTPETPITSKRKSTEDPVPDVESSAKKRRSIHDLREDNQSMRKQPSNDSEAAVGQSPTRGHTSVLSGVEGSREHKPSVTLTAPEKRRNHKKDYKTSNKHPVQEAKAHRRTSLRFFNMTVWSSPDPSPTSIGNDTENWIMGSIMVNDGMTEASSSEVGPSRIPVIMTDGMVGPSRIPVIMTDGMVGPSRIPVIMTDGMTGPSRIPVIMTDGVTGPSRIPVIMTEPSRIPVIMTDGPGQVLVGSEVEDDPDMPNYSFAENPNHFLDLVTLDSPSRTQAGESCECSGVNLEHETIEETVRQYETNHVLRDPEQVGIKEDPEDVGLSKKQSEVDMSVSQKPRHPRRSISMPEVTLDQLRIQDKIYKKEKTDWMIEKEDGVSGDTLQLPVKKEKMTESGLGFKRTHMSVAERIRRFNALTTLLRNPRVPPRPPEPQLNDVLHESQREGGQRSVVRLRRQGARRFGRSISHDGVPGPWPGQASKNHQEVPVVVQSLSEPVLCPPPEPTPSVYQFAQEGQFEIQHTPQLQQEHLMQTIQDLCAPPSPNPKQNKESCQVTFKESQLNLKERQLEPVEEQPKESELHDLLEMHLNTCNPKEEQDKHLTVPMQVNRQFLTDTVLDVPPQTMAPLQQESKSTEVKFPLPFPSKPSSLSQTETCSPIPSGPSPTPIDRTSTDLYTAHLVTNCSPFSVTTFGFIEIDMGVSESDGESSTGREPPSPALQFKLPATKRRYRDSPCWPVHEISMATGDPLQI from the exons ATGCCAAACCCCATGGACGACCGTCTGCGCGTGGTGGCGGTGATACACGCTTTGAAAGCATCTGGAGTTCGCGTGAAAAACTGGAAGAACTTCTTGAATGGGCCATACACGAGCGACCCTGTCAGACAG GAGAACTCTAAATCTAAATTTGCTTTTGGTCGGGACCTGATATTGCTGCCACAGTGTGATTTAACTGATATGAGTGGGACAGTGCCAAA GTTCTTGGTGGATGCCTGTGAATTTTTATCCCAGCATCTTCATACTGAAGGGCTGTTTCGAAAGACCGGGTCGTTTAGCCGGATGCGAGCTCTGAGG ACTGGCCTGGAGCAGGGGGAGCCAGTCTTTTCTCTACCACATTCAGCCACTCTGCAGCCCTGTGATGTGGCGTCTCTTGTGAAGCAGTTCTTACGGGAGTTGCCCTCGCCCCTCATCCCTATGGATCTACAGGTGCCACTGTGTCGTGCACAGGGCTTCGACGAGGAGGAGGGTCGGCAGGAGCAGGGTGAGGATGGAGCTCTTCTTCTCACAGCCCTGTTCCCCCCGTCGCATTCACGGGCCCTCCGATACTTCTGCACCTTCCTGAGACAGACGGCTCAAAG ATGTAAAGAGAATCGTATGGAAGTGGGCAATCTGGCTCTTGTGATTGCACCTAATCTGCTACATTGTCCAGCTGGGGGCTCTAAACTGACTGCAGGTACAGAGAGACGACTGCATAGACAAGCAGCAGTGATCAAGAAACTCATAATACATGCTCATCGCATTG GTGTTGTCCCCCCTTCTATTATGGACATGGCAACAGTAGCAGAGTCCTCCACACCCCCAGTTGATGGGGGGAGGTTTCAGGAGAGGGCAGGACTTGGTGTGTATAGACTTTTAGTTCATCAAAGGAGGCGCAGTGTTGGAG agatatttgtGGATGCTCTCAGTAAATTGAAGACAGGCCGCACTCACACTGACCTTTTACATCCCCCAGACA GTCAGCAAAATACAAAGACCGCTCACCACAACACACCTGAAACACCAATCACATCTAAACGAAAGTCGACTGAAGATCCTGTCCCTGATGTTGAGAGCTCTGCTAAAAAAAG ACGCTCTATCCATGACCTTAGAGAAGACAACCAATCCATGAGAAAACAACCCTCAAATG ATTCCGAGGCGGCAGTCGGCCAAAGCCCTACCCGTGGTCACACTTCTGTCCTGAGTGGAGTGGAGGGCAGTAGGGAGCACAAGCCCTCTGTCACTCTCACTGCCCCAGAGAAGAGGAGGAATCACAAGAAAGATTATAAAACATCAAACAA GCATCCGGTGCAGGAGGCCAAGGCTCATCGAAGGACATCTCTTAGATTTTTCAACATGACAGTCTGGAGCAGCCCT GACCCTTCCCCCACATCCATTGGGAATGACACTGAGAATTGGATCATGGGCAGTATAATGGTCAATGATGGTATGACTGAAGCATCCAGCTCTGAGGTTGGACCATCCAGGATTCCTGTCATAATGACTGATGGTATGGTTGGACCATCCAGGATTCCTGTCATAATGACTGATGGTATGGTTGGACCATCCAGGATTCCTGTCATAATGACTGATGGTATGACTGGACCATCCAGGATTCCTGTCATAATGACTGATGGTGTGACTGGACCATCCAGGATTCCTGTCATAATGACTGAACCATCCAGGATTCCTGTCATAATGACTGATGGCCCAGGACAag TTCTAGTGGGGAGTGAAGTGGAGGATGACCCTGATATGCCAAATTACAGCTTTGCTGAAAATCCCAATCACTTCCTGGATCTCGTGACATTGGACTCCCCTTCCAGGACACAAGCTGGGGAATCATGTGAATGCTCTGGTGTCAATTTGGAACACGAGACGATAGAGGAAACCGTTAGACAGTATGAAACAAACCATGTATTGAGGGATCCAGAGCAGGTTGGGATAAAAGAGGACCCTGAAGACGTGGGTCTAAGCAAGAAGCAGTCAGAAGTGGATATGTCTGTCAGTCAGAAGCCCCGTCACCCTCGTCGCTCCATCAGTATGCCAGAGGTGACATTGGACCAACTGAGGATTCAAGATAAAATTTACAAGAAAGAGAAAACAGATTGGATGATCGAGAAAGAAGATGGAGTCTCTGGGGACACACTTCAACTGCCGGTGAAGAAAGAGAAGATGACAGAGTCAGGACTGGGTTTTAAGAGGACACACATGTCTGTAGCAGAGCGCATCAGGCGGTTTAACGCTCTGACAACGCTGCTCCGTAACCCCAGGGTTCCTCCAAGGCCCCCTGAACCTCAGCTCAATGATGTCCTGCATGAGAGTCAGCGGGAGGGGGGTCAGCGGAGCGTTGTACGTCTTCGCCGGCAGGGAGCACGGCGGTTTGGACGCTCCATCAGCCATGATGGTGTTCCCGGACCTTGGCCAGGACAAGCCTCTAAAAATCATCAAGAGGTGCCAGTGGTTGTTCAAAGCCTCAGTGAGCCAGTCCTATGTCCACCTCCAGAGCCAACTCCTAGTGTTTATCAATTTGCCCAAGAGGGACAGTTTGAAATCCAACATACTCCTCAACTACAACAGGAACACCTCATGCAGACCATCCAGGATTTGTGCGCTCCTCCGTCACCCAATCCAAAGCAGAACAAGGAATCCTGCCAAGTGACGTTTAAAGAATCACAATTGAATCTCAAAGAAAGACAATTGGAACCGGTGGAGGAACAACCTAAGGAGTCAGAGCTACATGATCTGCTGGAGATGCACTTGAATACATGCAATCCAAAGGAGGAGCAAGACAAACACCTCACAGTTCCAATGCAGGTGAATAGACAGTTTCTGACCGACACGGTCTTAGATGTTCCACCTCAGACCATGGCCCCCCTACAGCAGGAGTCCAAAAGTACAGAAGTCAAATTCCctctcccttttccctccaagccctcatctctctctcaaacaGAAACATGCTCTCCCATTCCCAGTGGACCCTCTCCCACACCAATAGACAGAACATCAACTGACCTCTACACTGCACACTTGGTGACTAACTGCTCCCCTTTCTCTGTCACGACCTTTGGCTTTATAGAGATAGACATGGGGGTCagtgagagtgatggagagagttcAACGGGGAGAGAACCCCCATCACCAGCCTTGCAGTTCAAGCTTCCGGCCACCAAGAGACGCTACAGAGACTCGCCCTGCTGGCCCGTCCATGAGATTAGCATGGCCACAGGGGACCCGTTGCAGATCTGA
- the LOC109872479 gene encoding uncharacterized protein LOC109872479 isoform X2 — MGHTRATLSDRFLVDACEFLSQHLHTEGLFRKTGSFSRMRALRTGLEQGEPVFSLPHSATLQPCDVASLVKQFLRELPSPLIPMDLQVPLCRAQGFDEEEGRQEQGEDGALLLTALFPPSHSRALRYFCTFLRQTAQRCKENRMEVGNLALVIAPNLLHCPAGGSKLTAGTERRLHRQAAVIKKLIIHAHRIGVVPPSIMDMATVAESSTPPVDGGRFQERAGLGVYRLLVHQRRRSVGEIFVDALSKLKTGRTHTDLLHPPDSQQNTKTAHHNTPETPITSKRKSTEDPVPDVESSAKKRRSIHDLREDNQSMRKQPSNDSEAAVGQSPTRGHTSVLSGVEGSREHKPSVTLTAPEKRRNHKKDYKTSNKHPVQEAKAHRRTSLRFFNMTVWSSPDPSPTSIGNDTENWIMGSIMVNDGMTEASSSEVGPSRIPVIMTDGMVGPSRIPVIMTDGMVGPSRIPVIMTDGMTGPSRIPVIMTDGVTGPSRIPVIMTEPSRIPVIMTDGPGQVLVGSEVEDDPDMPNYSFAENPNHFLDLVTLDSPSRTQAGESCECSGVNLEHETIEETVRQYETNHVLRDPEQVGIKEDPEDVGLSKKQSEVDMSVSQKPRHPRRSISMPEVTLDQLRIQDKIYKKEKTDWMIEKEDGVSGDTLQLPVKKEKMTESGLGFKRTHMSVAERIRRFNALTTLLRNPRVPPRPPEPQLNDVLHESQREGGQRSVVRLRRQGARRFGRSISHDGVPGPWPGQASKNHQEVPVVVQSLSEPVLCPPPEPTPSVYQFAQEGQFEIQHTPQLQQEHLMQTIQDLCAPPSPNPKQNKESCQVTFKESQLNLKERQLEPVEEQPKESELHDLLEMHLNTCNPKEEQDKHLTVPMQVNRQFLTDTVLDVPPQTMAPLQQESKSTEVKFPLPFPSKPSSLSQTETCSPIPSGPSPTPIDRTSTDLYTAHLVTNCSPFSVTTFGFIEIDMGVSESDGESSTGREPPSPALQFKLPATKRRYRDSPCWPVHEISMATGDPLQI, encoded by the exons ATGGGCCATACACGAGCGACCCTGTCAGACAG GTTCTTGGTGGATGCCTGTGAATTTTTATCCCAGCATCTTCATACTGAAGGGCTGTTTCGAAAGACCGGGTCGTTTAGCCGGATGCGAGCTCTGAGG ACTGGCCTGGAGCAGGGGGAGCCAGTCTTTTCTCTACCACATTCAGCCACTCTGCAGCCCTGTGATGTGGCGTCTCTTGTGAAGCAGTTCTTACGGGAGTTGCCCTCGCCCCTCATCCCTATGGATCTACAGGTGCCACTGTGTCGTGCACAGGGCTTCGACGAGGAGGAGGGTCGGCAGGAGCAGGGTGAGGATGGAGCTCTTCTTCTCACAGCCCTGTTCCCCCCGTCGCATTCACGGGCCCTCCGATACTTCTGCACCTTCCTGAGACAGACGGCTCAAAG ATGTAAAGAGAATCGTATGGAAGTGGGCAATCTGGCTCTTGTGATTGCACCTAATCTGCTACATTGTCCAGCTGGGGGCTCTAAACTGACTGCAGGTACAGAGAGACGACTGCATAGACAAGCAGCAGTGATCAAGAAACTCATAATACATGCTCATCGCATTG GTGTTGTCCCCCCTTCTATTATGGACATGGCAACAGTAGCAGAGTCCTCCACACCCCCAGTTGATGGGGGGAGGTTTCAGGAGAGGGCAGGACTTGGTGTGTATAGACTTTTAGTTCATCAAAGGAGGCGCAGTGTTGGAG agatatttgtGGATGCTCTCAGTAAATTGAAGACAGGCCGCACTCACACTGACCTTTTACATCCCCCAGACA GTCAGCAAAATACAAAGACCGCTCACCACAACACACCTGAAACACCAATCACATCTAAACGAAAGTCGACTGAAGATCCTGTCCCTGATGTTGAGAGCTCTGCTAAAAAAAG ACGCTCTATCCATGACCTTAGAGAAGACAACCAATCCATGAGAAAACAACCCTCAAATG ATTCCGAGGCGGCAGTCGGCCAAAGCCCTACCCGTGGTCACACTTCTGTCCTGAGTGGAGTGGAGGGCAGTAGGGAGCACAAGCCCTCTGTCACTCTCACTGCCCCAGAGAAGAGGAGGAATCACAAGAAAGATTATAAAACATCAAACAA GCATCCGGTGCAGGAGGCCAAGGCTCATCGAAGGACATCTCTTAGATTTTTCAACATGACAGTCTGGAGCAGCCCT GACCCTTCCCCCACATCCATTGGGAATGACACTGAGAATTGGATCATGGGCAGTATAATGGTCAATGATGGTATGACTGAAGCATCCAGCTCTGAGGTTGGACCATCCAGGATTCCTGTCATAATGACTGATGGTATGGTTGGACCATCCAGGATTCCTGTCATAATGACTGATGGTATGGTTGGACCATCCAGGATTCCTGTCATAATGACTGATGGTATGACTGGACCATCCAGGATTCCTGTCATAATGACTGATGGTGTGACTGGACCATCCAGGATTCCTGTCATAATGACTGAACCATCCAGGATTCCTGTCATAATGACTGATGGCCCAGGACAag TTCTAGTGGGGAGTGAAGTGGAGGATGACCCTGATATGCCAAATTACAGCTTTGCTGAAAATCCCAATCACTTCCTGGATCTCGTGACATTGGACTCCCCTTCCAGGACACAAGCTGGGGAATCATGTGAATGCTCTGGTGTCAATTTGGAACACGAGACGATAGAGGAAACCGTTAGACAGTATGAAACAAACCATGTATTGAGGGATCCAGAGCAGGTTGGGATAAAAGAGGACCCTGAAGACGTGGGTCTAAGCAAGAAGCAGTCAGAAGTGGATATGTCTGTCAGTCAGAAGCCCCGTCACCCTCGTCGCTCCATCAGTATGCCAGAGGTGACATTGGACCAACTGAGGATTCAAGATAAAATTTACAAGAAAGAGAAAACAGATTGGATGATCGAGAAAGAAGATGGAGTCTCTGGGGACACACTTCAACTGCCGGTGAAGAAAGAGAAGATGACAGAGTCAGGACTGGGTTTTAAGAGGACACACATGTCTGTAGCAGAGCGCATCAGGCGGTTTAACGCTCTGACAACGCTGCTCCGTAACCCCAGGGTTCCTCCAAGGCCCCCTGAACCTCAGCTCAATGATGTCCTGCATGAGAGTCAGCGGGAGGGGGGTCAGCGGAGCGTTGTACGTCTTCGCCGGCAGGGAGCACGGCGGTTTGGACGCTCCATCAGCCATGATGGTGTTCCCGGACCTTGGCCAGGACAAGCCTCTAAAAATCATCAAGAGGTGCCAGTGGTTGTTCAAAGCCTCAGTGAGCCAGTCCTATGTCCACCTCCAGAGCCAACTCCTAGTGTTTATCAATTTGCCCAAGAGGGACAGTTTGAAATCCAACATACTCCTCAACTACAACAGGAACACCTCATGCAGACCATCCAGGATTTGTGCGCTCCTCCGTCACCCAATCCAAAGCAGAACAAGGAATCCTGCCAAGTGACGTTTAAAGAATCACAATTGAATCTCAAAGAAAGACAATTGGAACCGGTGGAGGAACAACCTAAGGAGTCAGAGCTACATGATCTGCTGGAGATGCACTTGAATACATGCAATCCAAAGGAGGAGCAAGACAAACACCTCACAGTTCCAATGCAGGTGAATAGACAGTTTCTGACCGACACGGTCTTAGATGTTCCACCTCAGACCATGGCCCCCCTACAGCAGGAGTCCAAAAGTACAGAAGTCAAATTCCctctcccttttccctccaagccctcatctctctctcaaacaGAAACATGCTCTCCCATTCCCAGTGGACCCTCTCCCACACCAATAGACAGAACATCAACTGACCTCTACACTGCACACTTGGTGACTAACTGCTCCCCTTTCTCTGTCACGACCTTTGGCTTTATAGAGATAGACATGGGGGTCagtgagagtgatggagagagttcAACGGGGAGAGAACCCCCATCACCAGCCTTGCAGTTCAAGCTTCCGGCCACCAAGAGACGCTACAGAGACTCGCCCTGCTGGCCCGTCCATGAGATTAGCATGGCCACAGGGGACCCGTTGCAGATCTGA